One window from the genome of Podospora pseudocomata strain CBS 415.72m chromosome 1 map unlocalized CBS415.72m_1.2, whole genome shotgun sequence encodes:
- a CDS encoding uncharacterized protein (COG:S; EggNog:ENOG503PBQ3), producing the protein MKFAVISLVLWAGIALAVDPGVLSVENLTQDLLRVESVREIKNIQRTYAQLAQHGRWKGMASLFAENGILRWGKGAGDILSTSDASSVTGRPAIENWLQQEAGDMDGINPGSLHVFMSDMPVITLADDGNTAKGRWTALRKLGNGKGATRIEGGIFENEYVSSGGKWKISLLRYYPLYAGTYEKGWKNLGLNGSLPVISYHYTLDQAGVTLLHAGRTASRSKEGTGTLNRGSTPAASLSVDELEYRVAHLNEEDEVRNLVHGMGYYVDRRMWPDVISLFTSNGTITVQNNTSPAGPAGIQSVLNRMGPEGLSHGILNEHPIFGTVVNVSPDHKTAVARGLEIGLIGDDNAQTGQWQFCVFHHSLVKDLDTGTWKIQDLRYHRLLFADYAAGWGDGGILPASSLDPPPVLPPYYHSTENRRPVQWRPFYKRYPAWEEPEEETRDRLANIHRLLLRSSAYDESENTSGSYGFYIDDIRCSDFAKLHSDRGHKLSPGIGWYYTPDAISLSCASRYYRQNSTTYNPSMSSLRSSVPFHWRLQPVILVSRDGRSATLRTRNLQTGTSRTQGSNGWMGGMYHDQLVLENGKRKLWSITIDEFYWNSRNWTAGWANVVPHVSNATTPRRWMSRRQSNDLPPDVSLRHPALLERETGFNGGPPPTVSWPGVQKMWWAYRNLVTGAMPSDSSYWGPPGCVPCRGAKPEWALTANGYQEPPSGPTIVTADWLEGSGVDIEVTVKGGPEESAKGGWVQLVLDFNGEITKFGEEGPVGEDGKVVLRVRGPGAFGTTVPIQVFYFGNENLKPGKGIMRDRE; encoded by the coding sequence ATGAAGTTCGCCGTCATTTCGTTGGTCCTCTGGGCTGGCATCGCTTTAGCTGTCGACCCTGGCGTGCTCAGTGTCGAGAATCTCACCCAAGATCTTCTGCGAGTCGAGTCTGTGCGCGAGATCAAGAACATCCAACGGACATATGCCCAATTGGCGCAGCATGGCCGCTGGAAAGGAATGGCGAGTTTGTTTGCAGAGAATGGGATTCTTCGATGGGGCAAAGGGGCTGGAGACATTCTTTCTACAAGTGACGCCAGTTCTGTCACGGGGCGCCCGGCCATCGAAAACTGGCTGCAGCAAGAAGCTGGGGATATGGACGGGATCAATCCAGGGTCTCTCCATGTTTTCATGAGCGACATGCCGGTCATAACGCTTGCGGACGACGGCAACACTGCAAAAGGCCGGTGGACAGCACTGAGGAAGCTTGGCAACGGCAAAGGCGCGACTAGGATCGAGGGTGGGATTTTTGAGAACGAATATGTGTCCAGCGGGGGCAAATGGAAGATTTCCTTACTGCGGTACTACCCTCTCTACGCAGGTACCTACGAGAAAGGCTGGAAGAATCTGGGGCTAAACGGATCGCTCCCTGTTATTTCATACCACTACACCCTCGACCAGGCTGGCGTTACACTTCTCCACGCCGGAAGAACTGCAAGCCGCTCGAAGGAGGGCACTGGCACATTGAATCGTGGATCAACACCCGCCGCTAGCCTTTCCGTAGACGAGCTGGAATACCGGGTTGCCCATCTcaacgaagaagacgaggtgCGAAATCTTGTTCATGGCATGGGGTATTATGTCGACAGGCGAATGTGGCCGGATGTTATCAGTCTTTTTACCTCGAacggcaccatcaccgtccaAAATAACACGTCACCGGCTGGACCTGCAGGCATCCAGTCTGTTCTAAACCGCATGGGTCCAGAAGGGCTGTCTCACGGCATTCTCAACGAACACCCAATCTTTGGCACTGTTGTCAACGTCAGTCCGGATCACAAGACTGCCGTCGCTCGAGGGCTAGAGATTGGCCTGATTGGTGATGATAATGCTCAGACCGGTCAATGGCAGTTTTGCGTTTTCCACCATAGCCTCGTCAAAGACCTGGATACCGGCACTTGGAAGATCCAAGACCTGAGATACCACCGCCTGCTCTTTGCCGATTATGCCGCCGGctggggagatgggggtaTCTTGCCAGCCTCTTCGTTGGATCCGCCTCCTGTCCTACCCCCCTATTACCATTCAACTGAGAACCGACGGCCTGTACAATGGCGGCCATTCTACAAGCGATATCCGGCGTGGGAAGAACCAGAAGAGGAAACGCGAGACAGACTTGCCAACATCCACCGTCTGCTCTTGCGCTCTTCCGCCTATGACGAATCCGAAAACACCTCCGGCTCCTATGGCTTCTACATCGACGACATTCGCTGCTCAGACTTTGCCAAGTTGCACTCTGATCGAGGCCACAAGTTATCCCCCGGAATAGGATGGTATTACACCCCCGACGcgatctccctctcctgtgCATCCCGCTACTACCGCCAAAACAGCACCACCTACAACCCCTCCATGTCCTCCCTTCGCTCCTCTGTACCCTTTCACTGGCGACTCCAGCCGGTGATTCTCGTATCTCGCGATGGCCGCTCTGCCACCCTCCGAACCCGCAACCTGCAGACAGGAACAAGCAGAACACAAGGGAGCAACGgctggatgggggggatgtaCCACGACCAACTCGTCTTGGAAAATGGCAAACGCAAGCTCTGGTCCATTACCATTGATGAGTTCTACTGGAACAGTCGAAACTGGACCGCCGGATGGGCCAACGTTGTCCCCCATGTGTCCAACGCAACCACTCCCAGACGATGGATGAGCAGGCGCCAGTCCAACGACCTCCCACCTGACGTCTCCCTGCGACACCCCGCACTGCTGGAGCGAGAAACTGGCTTCAACGGtggcccaccaccaaccgTCTCTTGGCCAGGCGTTCAAAAGATGTGGTGGGCCTACCGCAACCTCGTCACGGGAGCGATGCCATCGGATAGCTCGTACTGGGGACCGCCGGGCTGTGTTCCCTGCCGGGGGGCAAAGCCGGAGTGGGCACTGACGGCGAACGGGTACCAGGAACCGCCTTCGGGTCCAACAATCGTGACAGCAGATTGGCTTGAGGGTTCGGGCGTTGATATCGAGGTCACTGTCAAGGGAGGGCCAGAGGAGTCGGCCAAGGGTGGTTGGGTGCAGCTTGTGTTGGACTTCAATGGCGAGATTACCAAgtttggtgaggaagggccggttggggaggatggaaaggTGGTCTTGCGGGTACGTGGCCCCGGGGCGTTTGGGACGACGGTGCCAATTCAGGTGTTCTACTTCGGTAATGAGAATTTGAAACCTGGGAAGGGGATCATGCGAGACAGGGAGTAG
- a CDS encoding uncharacterized protein (EggNog:ENOG503PYIR): protein MAITLSWRHAVLASTLLFGQAVQAVPAPQDGAVVVTVTSEAVVVTETAAETVAETTAVEETEVVVTETPTATEEIEEIISTITEATATATPVVIVNGTEPARGKKNNNNNNNRGKGKNNSNIRLQDLLQLIGGGNANINDLLRLIGIGGNGLNLGAGNNNLNLGGLLNLIGGGRVNRVVRVDDSDDELDIDDVDDILELLLGQVLRGNGNGNGNAQLNQLLQLVTGQLQGQGQNVNRGQLNQLLGLLVGQAQGKGKGNANGAINDLLRLVGAGAQQLQVGKGKGKGNAAVLLARQAPEGKGKGKGKGKGKGKNNGNDTDSDSDTDGIDSDTDGEDSDSDSDNGRGRIGKRSMRNGQRFYRL, encoded by the coding sequence ATGGCCATCACATTGTCCTGGAGACACGCCGTTCTGGCATCCACTCTTTTGTTCGGTCAAGCAGTTCAGGCTGTCCCTGCTCCTCAGgatggtgctgttgttgttacTGTCACATCCGAGGCTGTGGTGGTCACCGAGACCGCCGCCGAGACCGTCGCCGAGACCACAGCTGTTGAGGAGACAGAGGTGGTAGTAACCGAGACTCCTACCGCAACCGAGGAGATCGAGGAgatcatctccaccatcaccgaggcAACCGCTACAGCCACGCCTGTTGTTATCGTCAACGGCACCGAGCCTGcaaggggaaagaagaacaacaacaataacaacaacagaggcaagggcaagaatAACAGCAACATCCGTCTTCAGGATCTGCTCCAGCTTATTGGAGGAGGCAATGCCAACATCAACGATCTCTTGAGGCTCATCGGAATCGGAGGGAATGGCCTCAACCTCGGCgccggcaacaacaacctgaaCCTTGGCGGACTTCTCAACTTGattggcggcggcagagtCAACCGTGTCGTGCGGGTCGATGACTCCGACGACGAGCTTGATATCGATGACGTCGATGACATCCTGGAGCTGCTCCTCGGCCAGGTCCTCAgaggcaacggcaacggcaacggtaACGCTCAgctcaaccagctcctccagcttgtcACTGGTCAGCTCCAGGGCCAGGGCCAAAACGTCAACAGAGGCCAGCTCAACCAGCTTTTGGGCTTACTTGTTGGTCAGGCtcagggcaagggcaagggcaatgCTAATGGTGCTATCAATGACCTTCTTAGACTcgttggtgccggtgcccAACAGCTTCAAgttggcaagggcaagggcaagggtaATGCCGCTGTTCTTCTTGCGCGTCAAGCACCCGAGGGCAAGGGTAAGGGTAAgggcaagggaaagggaaagggaaagaacAACGGAAACGACACcgactccgactccgacACTGACGGCATCGACTCTGACACTGATGGCGAGGACTCTGACAGCGACTCTGACAATGGCAGAGGCCGCATTGGAAAGAGGTCGATGAGAAACGGGCAGAGATTTTACCGTCTCTAA
- a CDS encoding uncharacterized protein (EggNog:ENOG503PRJ4) has product MTSDAANIAVRERRRQSAPADLERRNIMKALTAAEHSRRQFILNYAASKDTSLLMPGKKSDVVKLSEQWVVGWLHQNNLNPVSSEFFKYTVDTHLWSTYVGNAVEFPFSFMLPVDDSTATSPVSRRESDSTQVRSLSEVDSLEKAQTKESTQSEKQTSSQRKADTRQLPVLSAQTAAKQWSSMRKRQSPTVREVRAGEEDKKRSFSLTSIDDLKMTKASPTKVPLFTRLGRSWSRRMSST; this is encoded by the exons ATGACATCAGACGCGGCGAACATTGCTGTCAGAGAGCGGAGACGTCAGTCGGCCCCAGCGGACTTGGAGCGACGCAACATCATGAAAGCCCTGACTGCCGCCGAACACTCTCGACGCCAGTTCATCCTTAACTATGCAGCAAGTAAAGACACTTCGCTGCTGATGCCGGGAAAGAAGTCAGATGTCGTCAAGCTATCGGAGCAGTGGGTGGTTGGATGGCTTCACCAGAACAACCTTAACCCCGTCAGCAGTGAATTTTTCAAGTACACTGTTGACACCCACCTCTGGTCCACCTACG TCGGAAACGCGGTGGAATTCCCGTTCTCCTTTATGCTCCCAGTTGACGACTCCACTGCCACCAGCCCCGTCAGTCGGCGTGAGTCCGATAGCACCCAGGTTCGTTCCCTCAGCGAGGTGGACTCCTTGGAGAAGGCCCAGACCAAGGAGAGCACACAGAGCGAAAAACAAACCTCATCCCAGCGCAAGGCGGACACGCGGCAGCTCCCCGTGCTCTCAGCTCAAACAGCCGCCAAGCAGTGGTCGTCCATGAGGAAACGGCAGTCGCCAACAGTGAGAGAGGTGCGggcaggagaggaggacaAAAAACGGAGCTTTTCGTTGACGAGTATTGACGACCTCAAAATGACCAAGGCGAGCCCCACGAAAGTGCCTCTGTTTACGCGGTTGGGACGCTCATGGTCACGACGGATGTCTTCTACTTGA